A section of the Primulina eburnea isolate SZY01 chromosome 1, ASM2296580v1, whole genome shotgun sequence genome encodes:
- the LOC140828830 gene encoding uncharacterized protein has translation MSKKKDFSKCWRKAKLYVNREVENCTEAVKKQEMLWQQDYEEWKICRTQLPLSQFESRMKDLIKIEESLFSVSGSQSISTLLEEETYQHMICKIRSNLKLKNHLLNSLIKTQSWII, from the exons ATGTCAAAAAAGAAAGACTTCAGTAAATgttggagaaaag CAAAATTATATGTTAATCGGGAGGTAGAGAATTGTACGGAGGCTGTTAAAAAGCAAGAAATGTTGTGGCAACAAGATTATGAGGAATGGAAGATATGTAGAACTCAATTACCATTATCACAGTTTGAAAGCAGAATGAAAGATTTGATTAAGATTGAAGAATCACTGTTCTCAGTTTCTGGTAGTCAATCAATATCTACTCTGTTAGAAGAAGAAACGTACCAACATATGatctgtaa AATCCGGAGCAATTTG AAATTGAAGAACCATCTTCTCAACAGTTTGATCAAAACACAGTCTTGG